The following DNA comes from Anopheles coustani chromosome 2, idAnoCousDA_361_x.2, whole genome shotgun sequence.
ATTTCGACAAGATACcatttatgaatgaaaaaagaggCGAAAGGACACGGAACCCGGAACGATTTGCGAGAAAAGAAGAGGGAATTGGTACACTTTCGAGGGACGACGAAAAAATTGCCTCCTCGTCTGCATGAATCCGGGACACAGAGTTTCGGGACGTTGCGCGAAAGGATACTATTTATCCTGTTTTTCCTCGGAGTGTCGGTGCAATGCAATGAGGAAAATCGAAATGTATTAGACCACAATTATCCAGTTATGTCACTAGTAAAACACAGTCACGAGCCTCACAACACACACTTAAAGCGAGGTACACATGTCCTGGCGAGGAACTGCCGTACAGACGAACTTCCGGTAAGTGGCAAAATGAGATGAGCCGGGGATGAGAAGATGAATCTACGAACGTTGAGGTGAGAGCAGCTGCATGTTTTATCCTCGGCGttacggaaaagaaaagtcaGAATTGACCGAAGGATAATGCAACACACAATTTAGTACACCGTCGTCGATTTTACATGGATGAACGGATGATGATACCTTTCCAACTCGCGCTGTTATCACTTTCCGTTCTCGAACAGCAAACCTCGGAGCACGGGAGAGCGAGAGCTCGAAAGGATGGTGGGAGGCGTTACACGACGTTGCGCGAAACGTGGTCCGATGCAGACTGATTGTTGTCCCGTCGTTTTATACATTCGCCTTTTGATATTTGTCTGCCTTAGGGTGGGTCGAGAGATCCGAACCTACCAAGTTCAAAGCAAGTAGGTTCACTGTGCGAAACCAGTCTACCTCGCATTTACCTGCACAATTTCTGCATTTGAAAAGATGATTTTCAATAAGGTTAACATTtgtaagtttttcattttactgtaaatttatcacataaaaaccaaaccagcTTTTCTAAAGGAACTGGAACTATTCCTCCGGAACGGATAGTGTGCCGGTTAGCGGACCTACCGAGGTCCTCGaaactgtttcgtttttctgcaCCGATAATGGGGTGTAGCAAACGTAATCATAAACCAATATCTTTTCCCAGCAACCTTCGGCTTATCATTGCACAAACTGGTACATATAGAATCTCTGATAAATGTTCGTTCTATGGTCGACAAATGATAGTGCACTTGCCGCAGAGATATTGCAATCCAAAACACCCACTTCAACTTCCTAGTCTACCGGCGAAGTGGGCTTGTATAGACTTCAAGTgtgaaaagataaaattatCGTTCCAAATGTCTTGAAGGAACCGCAATTATTGCACGAGTTCACACAGCCCGAATGTATAATGCACGTAATCAACCCAATTTTGTTGCAAGCTGAAGGTAGAAGATATAAACGGTAGAAACGCACTGCTTTTATGCTGGAAACGAATATGAAACTGAAATCGTTTCTGCAATCTTTCCCCGCTTGGAAACTAGCGGTTCTCAAAACGGTTTTCGGCTGCTCGGAATATGATATCACGCCGCGATGACGCTGGTTTTTCCCGTCTTTCCATGCTTCTTGGCTTCCCGCATTCCGTTCGTTTTCCTGCTAACTGCTCTCGTCTTCTATCTCTTCCCATTCCAGACACCACGCGCTCGATCCGTCACTCTTCCGCATTGGCCAGAGAATGCCGCCTGCACCAGCCGGCTCGCACTACTCACGTGCTAGGCGATTGTACGCGAGCGAGTGCGCGGATTCGAGTTTTAGTATGCGAAAACTGTGACTTCATTAGACATGAGCAAACATAACCGTCGCGGTTCCGTAAGATTTTCTCTTTGGAGAAAGCACACATACGGGCGCACGGCACGTACACCGTGCACtcactttctaaggtgtttttgtcatttttcccGAGGCACCACGAGCACCATGTGCCGCACACCACACCCCCCTTCCGAACACACTACCTTTGAAATAACAGATTATAACTAACTGTTAGCACCTGTAAAACTACACACGCGAGTTGCGAAAAGTAACTGCAAAGATGACTTTGAACGGAGGATGCAATCGGCGCACAATTGACAACCAGATATAAAACCCGTTCAAAGCGGTAACTTCGGCTGCAGACCGGGACACAGGATTAAAATGCAATCGCGATTAAAACCGACCACCGAGAAGAGCAGGACGCGATACACTTTTTGCTGACCTACACACTGCTGGTGCGTAGAGTTGGAAGATTTCTGCTGGACCCAGTTCACAGCTGTCTAGTTCCTATTACAGGAATGATGTTCCCATCCGGAAAACCACATGAGTCCGACCCCGGagcaaatttaaaatcattggGAAACTCTTATTTCATGTAAATTTTGAGGAAAAATCAGACTTCTGCAACATGACAAAagtaagaaaatgaaatagttCGACTTGCTTGCAATTagtataattttattaaaaacatatgtgattatttattatttaaaacatattcTAACGATAGAGGTAAGATATTTTAACAACATTCAATAAATACACGCAGTATACTATTTAGATAGTCTTTGCAGATCTTGGCATTACAACACATCAACTTTGGACAGGTTTCTCGTCAGGATGATACTGTGCACGTCGCTAAAAACGGTTCGCACGTTTTGGGTGTCGGTGGCAACCGTATAGTGAAAGTAACAGGTACGCTTTCGTCCGATAAGGTGTGAGGTTCTTCTTGGTGGTTCGTTGGTAATATCCTGAGGGTAGGTAGGGGAAAAAATGATACCATTATagcgaaaattaaacaaccaaTACAAAAATAATGGCACATTAATCGGTGTGATGCGATAATCGATGACAGTTAACAACACTATATTGCGTTATCAAACGGCGATGATGCGATGTGCGCCAAGTAGCAGATGTTATGGGCTAATCGTTCTGATAATAATGACGAAAAACAATTCCCATCCCcctcatcatcaccaacaTGAACTTACCACCATTTTGGACCTGATAAAAGATCGCGTGCGCACCAACTCATCGTACAGCTGATCCTTATCAGCGAACGCAACGTAATCGTCGTACTCGGGAAAGTAGGTCCTTATCGATTTCCCCGCCAGCAGTTTCTGCTCCAGCAAGTCCTGCTTGTTTAGAAACACAATCACACCGGTTTCGGCCAGAAAGCGATTGTGCCAAACCCCTCGGAACAGCTCGAACCCTTCCGAAAGGCGGTTCTGTTTCGGATCCTCGCGCAGCGTTTGATCGAAACCGGCGCAGGATATGAGGAACAGTACCGCGTGCACTCCTTCGAAGGCTTGCATCCATTTGCTCCGATGGTGACGCTGGCCGCCGACGTCGAACATGCGAAACTCCTGCACACCGCCACCCATCGAGTTGGCCATGCGCACATTGAACCGGGTCTCCTGAATACCGGTCGTCGTTTTGCGGCAGTTCAGAATGTCACTGTTCGTCGGAATGTACCCCGGCATTGAGATCTTTTCCACTCGATCCAAAAAACTGTACCATCGAAAGAGTTTCCCATATTAGTTTCGCAGTTGAGATACGAAAAAATTTCGAGGACTTACTATTTCACACTGTCTATCAGATGAAATTCATTCGAACGTTTGTAGCATCGTTTGACCCCCGTGTCGGACCAGAGTCGCCGGACGCACTGCACGTACTCTGTCGAGAGATTCCAGGGAGCTTGGGAGCCCATTCGCAGGATATACTCCGCACAGCGCTGGTTGGTGACGGAATCGAACTCGAGATCCAGTAAAACGACCTGCCGGACAAGCTCGTAAATCGACTCGTGTATGTTCTCATAGATGTCCGCCAGCTTCTCCAACCGTTCACTGAAAAACCAAGCACATAATTGTTGATTTCTAAATAAATGTGTCTATATAGACTATCTGGCAAAGAATAACACTTACTCAAAACTGTAGCTGTTTTGTATGTGTAAAATTTTCATCTGCTTGATGATGGTGGTTTTCCCGGATTCGCCGGCTCCTAGCAGCAGGATCTTTACCGGATCGCGGATCGACTTGCGCATCTGCACCATCTCCTTGGAGGACTGCTTTTTCCTTGCCTGCAGTTCGTGCGATGGCCGGCGGAAGCAGTCGATGAGCAGCATGATGGTGGGTGATCCCTCGAGGGTTGGCGTCCGGCACAGCCCTATCTCTCCTGTTCGATTCGGTTGTCGGCAACCGAATGAACACCAACGTCGCGGGCGAGCgtctaaataaaaatagcagaGGTGGAGTTTTAATTTGTGTAATTAACTTTTTCGACTACCATCGCGTTCAGCAAGCCCAGCCAGCCATGTCTTTTTTGGCGGTCGATCGTCAACGATTGGTTATCGGTTGGCACAGGGGCGCATCGATATCACCGCACCATATCATGGTCAGGCGATCTTTGCTCCTACACCCTGCTCTCCTCCCACCTACAGAGCAACTTCTTCTTCCACCCCCGCGAGGCGTGGGAGGAAGTGACATTATGGCTCAAATATTCATACTGGCGCGGCAGACATACCACATCCGACATACGTCGACAAACGTACGAGACAAGATATCGAGTACGATACCGTCTGTACTTTCCAACTATGAATGAAAGGATTTTCTATGTTTGTTCTGCAAACGACAAAGTTTATGGTACTGGCCGCGTGTGTCTAAAGTCGAGGGCGGGAGAGAGGGGGGTCCGTTAATTATGGCTGGAGTTTTATCGTTTGCACTACACTTCAGATCACGTGGAAGCATCGTGCCCATTCAAACAAAGTCTTTCTAATGAGAGTCCCATCATGCAAATGCGCTCTAAACCgcatatataaaataaaaataatattaaaataccTAAGGATTTTCGTTTGTTATTCAAATTTGCAAAAATCTAAACCGAAGCTACCTGGTAAACATTTAGAAAGTCATTttagttcggaagaggaatTTATTTAGAGTGTATTGGCAACACGAGGAGTATCTAGCACCTACAACCTTAGGCAAAACCATTTGCCTGTACCATGATGTACCCTTTTCTACATCCTAATCTGTGCTACCGATGTCTGCGACGTCCCTTATCGATGCTAATTAAACACACCCGATGGGCAGCCAGTGCGAACACCAATTATATCTGCTGTTGAACAGATGTTAATTCCTGACCGCAAACCGACAGCGAAATGGTGAACTCGAACAAATATGTCTCGCACGTTTATCATAACCTCCGTAGAAAGGGGGGATTATatatgtatgtttttcttgattCTCTTCTCGCGGTAGCTTTTTCCACCACCTAGTCGGGTAGGGAAGGATGGTTTCGCTTCATTTTATCGAACCATTTCCGCCAGGAGTTATCATCGATCAAGTGGGGCAGCAATTTGCCTGCACTTACAAAAGGGAAACTTAtcggaaaacaacaaccagtGGACAATACATCGACCGTAGAACCTGAGGCACTTTCGCTACAACGGTGGAGAGAAGGGGCCAGCCATTAAACAAACGTGTGACTACATTAAATCTACTTGTCGCACATTAAAAACATATATGGCGCCATTAAACTCGTGCGTGACGTCATGCGGAGGTTAAACATGTTCATTCATAAAACTTTATCCTCCGCAAAAACACTTGCCGGATGGGGTTAAAAACAACGAGCATACTGTTTTTTACATCAGGGCTTTTTTGAATCACCTTAATTCACCTAGATCTTTTTTTGAGTGGAACAGAAACGTGGCAGGGTTTTCATTGAGTGTAGCATGTCCGCTGAAAGCTAACCACCGTACAACGTGGCGTAAAATACGAATGAATTAATTTGATGATACCATGATGTATAAGGCCGTTGGGCAGGGGCTTGCTATCTGAGAAGATATCTCATTAATTGCTTTGAGGAAATGCTTGGAAAAACGATAAGAACCATATCGATTTCTAGGAAGTCCTTAAGCCACAGTACTTTGCTTAAGCCATAAGTTCAACATGACAACGAAGTTGTTGACGGGTCAACTGCCATTGAGAGGGGAACGGATCCTCTGCGATGATTCAAATGACCAAACATGATCAAAAGATTAGCATTATCAGTAAGTCATAGCAAAGagtgttttttccctcctattgccgatgttgttttttaacaACAACGATGACTCGGGAAGGTAAAGGTGAATTTTAGTAGTATCACAATTTTTCATAACCCAAACAGGTTGTTGGAAACCCCAAAAACGATGATAAGTTTGTAGATAATTTACCTGTAAAAACTGGCCACTGCTTCGATGCTGATTTTCTCTCGTGCAACTCCTCCGTTGTTATCGGCAAAAAATGGCAGTTGATCGACAATCCAAACAGGTGCAAAATAAGGCACAATTTTATCTGCTCTCAATTCACGGATGCAATAAAGAATGCTCGTACCGGCACCGTTTTACACATCACGTATA
Coding sequences within:
- the LOC131265550 gene encoding guanine nucleotide-binding protein G(f) subunit alpha, coding for MLLIDCFRRPSHELQARKKQSSKEMVQMRKSIRDPVKILLLGAGESGKTTIIKQMKILHIQNSYSFDERLEKLADIYENIHESIYELVRQVVLLDLEFDSVTNQRCAEYILRMGSQAPWNLSTEYVQCVRRLWSDTGVKRCYKRSNEFHLIDSVKYFLDRVEKISMPGYIPTNSDILNCRKTTTGIQETRFNVRMANSMGGGVQEFRMFDVGGQRHHRSKWMQAFEGVHAVLFLISCAGFDQTLREDPKQNRLSEGFELFRGVWHNRFLAETGVIVFLNKQDLLEQKLLAGKSIRTYFPEYDDYVAFADKDQLYDELVRTRSFIRSKMVDITNEPPRRTSHLIGRKRTCYFHYTVATDTQNVRTVFSDVHSIILTRNLSKVDVL